The Streptomyces sp. NBC_00691 genome has a segment encoding these proteins:
- a CDS encoding ABC transporter permease — protein MPDVTKTATAVEDAVAPPAAPAHAGKQEKARSLWGDAWVDLRRNPYFLVASVLIFFLLLVAAWPSLFTSASPTKGDLVKHFLGKPELGSIGSEGWLGYDGQGRSVYARLIYGTRASIIVGVTVTAIVTLVGGVMGMLAGYFGGWIDALLSRLTDIFFGIPFLLGAMVVLQSFVERTVWVVVFALAFLGWTQMARVMRGAVITVKHADYVHAAKALGAGTSRILFRHILPNAMAPVIVVATIALGGYISAEATLSYLGLGLAAPTVSWGVDISTGVDQIRVAQHILLWPSIMLSITVLAFIMLGEAVRNALDPKLR, from the coding sequence ATGCCTGACGTGACCAAGACCGCGACCGCCGTCGAGGACGCCGTCGCGCCTCCCGCCGCCCCGGCCCACGCCGGCAAGCAGGAGAAGGCCCGCAGCCTCTGGGGCGACGCCTGGGTCGACCTGCGCCGCAACCCGTACTTCCTCGTGGCGTCGGTGCTGATCTTCTTCCTGCTCCTCGTCGCCGCCTGGCCGAGCCTCTTCACGAGCGCGTCGCCCACCAAGGGCGACCTCGTGAAGCACTTCCTCGGCAAGCCGGAGCTCGGCAGCATCGGCTCCGAGGGCTGGCTCGGCTACGACGGCCAGGGCCGCTCCGTGTACGCCCGACTGATCTACGGCACCCGTGCCTCGATCATCGTCGGCGTCACCGTCACCGCGATCGTCACGCTCGTCGGTGGTGTGATGGGCATGCTCGCCGGTTACTTCGGCGGCTGGATCGACGCGCTGCTCTCGCGTCTGACCGACATCTTCTTCGGCATCCCGTTCCTGCTCGGTGCCATGGTCGTCCTGCAGTCCTTCGTCGAGCGCACGGTCTGGGTGGTCGTCTTCGCCCTCGCGTTCCTCGGCTGGACCCAGATGGCCCGCGTCATGCGCGGCGCCGTGATCACGGTCAAGCACGCCGACTACGTCCACGCGGCGAAGGCACTCGGCGCCGGCACCAGCCGGATCCTCTTCCGGCACATCCTGCCGAACGCCATGGCCCCCGTGATCGTCGTCGCGACCATCGCGCTCGGCGGCTACATCTCGGCCGAGGCCACCCTGTCCTACCTGGGTCTGGGCCTCGCCGCCCCGACCGTCTCGTGGGGCGTGGACATCTCCACCGGTGTCGACCAGATCCGAGTGGCGCAGCACATCCTGCTGTGGCCCTCGATCATGCTCAGCATCACCGTTCTGGCGTTCATCATGCTCGGCGAAGCCGTACGCAACGCCCTCGACCCGAAGCTGCGCTGA
- a CDS encoding ABC transporter ATP-binding protein, whose product MSIIDKTASVPAPRDGADHNGPLLEVRDLHVEFHTRDGVAKAVNGVNYSVNAGETLAVLGESGSGKSVTAQAIMGILDMPPGKIPQGEILFRGQDMLKMAEEERRKIRGRKIAMIFQDALSSLNPVLSVGYQLGEMFRVHQGLSKKDATVKAVELMDKVKIPAAKARVTDYPHQFSGGMRQRIMIAMALALEPDLIIADEPTTALDVTVQAQVMDLLAELQQEYNMGLILITHDLGVVADVADKIAVMYAGRIVEQAPVHELYKRPAHPYTKGLLESIPRLDQKGQELYAIKGLPPNLLRVPTGCAFNPRCPKADDICRTEIPALVPVTEQNGADLPGRTSACHFWKETIHG is encoded by the coding sequence ATGAGCATCATCGACAAGACCGCGTCCGTCCCCGCGCCCCGCGACGGAGCCGACCACAACGGTCCGCTGCTCGAAGTCCGTGACCTGCACGTCGAGTTCCACACCCGCGACGGTGTGGCCAAGGCGGTCAACGGTGTCAACTACTCGGTGAACGCCGGCGAGACCCTCGCCGTCCTCGGCGAGTCCGGCTCCGGCAAGTCCGTCACCGCGCAGGCCATCATGGGCATCCTCGACATGCCGCCCGGCAAGATCCCGCAGGGCGAGATCCTCTTCCGCGGCCAGGACATGCTGAAGATGGCCGAGGAGGAGCGCCGGAAGATCCGCGGCCGGAAGATCGCGATGATCTTCCAGGACGCGCTGTCCTCCCTCAACCCGGTCCTCAGCGTCGGCTACCAGCTCGGCGAGATGTTCCGCGTGCACCAGGGCCTCTCCAAGAAGGACGCCACGGTCAAGGCCGTCGAGCTGATGGACAAGGTCAAGATCCCCGCCGCCAAGGCGCGGGTCACCGACTACCCCCACCAGTTCTCCGGCGGCATGCGCCAGCGCATCATGATCGCCATGGCGCTCGCCCTGGAGCCGGACCTGATCATCGCCGACGAGCCCACCACGGCTCTCGACGTGACCGTCCAGGCCCAGGTCATGGACCTCCTCGCGGAGCTCCAGCAGGAATACAACATGGGCCTGATCCTGATCACCCACGACCTCGGCGTCGTCGCCGACGTCGCGGACAAGATCGCCGTGATGTACGCCGGCCGGATCGTCGAGCAGGCGCCGGTGCACGAGCTCTACAAGCGCCCGGCCCACCCCTACACCAAGGGTCTCCTGGAGTCGATCCCGCGCCTGGACCAGAAGGGCCAGGAGCTCTACGCGATCAAGGGCCTCCCGCCCAACCTGCTCCGTGTGCCCACCGGCTGCGCCTTCAACCCGCGCTGCCCCAAGGCCGACGACATCTGCCGCACGGAGATCCCGGCCCTCGTGCCGGTCACCGAGCAGAACGGCGCGGACCTCCCGGGCCGTACGAGCGCCTGCCACTTCTGGAAGGAGACGATCCATGGCTGA
- the typA gene encoding translational GTPase TypA — protein sequence MPTRHDIRNVAIVAHVDHGKTTIVDAMLKQAGAFAAHQQLDDRMMDSNDLEREKGITILAKNTAVKYHPKDGGAPITINIIDTPGHADFGGEVERGLSMVDAVVLLVDASEGPLPQTRFVLRKALQQRKPVILCINKTDRPDSRIDEVVNETYDLFLDLDADEDQIEFPIVYACGRDGVASLTKPENGTVPADSENLEPFFSAILEHVPAPVYDEEAPLQAHVTNLDADNFLGRIALLRVEQGELRKGQTVAWIKRDGSISNVRITELMMTEALTRKPAEVAGPGDICAVAGIPDIMIGETLADPENPIALPLITVDQPAISMTIGTNTSPLVGRGGTGKGAEAKSAVKQRKVTARQVKDRLDRELIGNVSLRVLDTERPDAWEVQGRGELALAILVEQMRREGFELTIGKPQVVTKEVDGKTHEPVERLTVDVPEEHMGAVTQLMGVRKGRMDNMSNHGSGWVRMEFVVPSRGLIGFRTEFLTNTRGTGIAHSIHEGHEPWFGTLTTRNNGSLVADRAGAVTAFAMTNLQERGVLFTDPGTEVYEGMIVGENSRSDDMDVNITKEKKLTNMRSASADSFEAIVPPRKLSLEQSLEFCRDDECVEVTPEAVRIRKVILDQNARGRASSRAKNG from the coding sequence ATGCCCACGCGCCACGACATCCGTAACGTCGCCATCGTCGCCCACGTCGACCATGGCAAGACGACCATCGTCGACGCCATGCTCAAGCAGGCCGGTGCCTTCGCCGCCCACCAGCAGCTCGACGACCGCATGATGGACTCGAACGACCTGGAGCGTGAGAAGGGCATCACGATCCTCGCCAAGAACACGGCGGTGAAGTATCACCCCAAGGACGGCGGGGCCCCGATCACGATCAACATCATCGACACCCCCGGCCACGCCGACTTCGGTGGCGAGGTCGAGCGCGGTCTCTCGATGGTGGACGCGGTCGTCCTCCTCGTGGACGCCTCCGAGGGTCCGCTCCCGCAGACCCGGTTCGTGCTGCGCAAGGCTCTCCAGCAGCGCAAGCCCGTCATCCTCTGCATCAACAAGACGGACCGCCCGGACTCCCGGATCGACGAGGTCGTCAACGAGACCTACGACCTCTTCCTCGACCTGGACGCGGACGAGGACCAGATCGAGTTCCCGATCGTCTACGCCTGCGGCCGTGACGGCGTCGCCTCGCTGACCAAGCCGGAGAACGGCACGGTCCCCGCGGACAGCGAGAACCTCGAGCCGTTCTTCTCCGCCATCCTGGAGCACGTCCCGGCCCCGGTGTACGACGAGGAGGCCCCGCTCCAGGCCCACGTCACCAACCTGGACGCCGACAACTTCCTCGGCCGCATCGCGCTCCTCCGCGTCGAGCAGGGCGAGCTCCGCAAGGGCCAGACGGTCGCGTGGATCAAGCGGGACGGCTCGATCTCCAACGTCCGCATCACCGAGCTGATGATGACCGAGGCGCTCACCCGCAAGCCGGCCGAGGTCGCCGGCCCCGGTGACATCTGCGCCGTCGCCGGTATCCCCGACATCATGATCGGCGAGACCCTGGCCGACCCGGAGAACCCGATCGCGCTCCCGCTGATCACGGTCGACCAGCCGGCCATCTCCATGACCATCGGCACCAACACCTCGCCGCTCGTCGGCCGCGGCGGCACGGGCAAGGGCGCGGAGGCCAAGTCCGCGGTCAAGCAGCGCAAGGTCACCGCCCGTCAGGTCAAGGACCGTCTGGACCGCGAGCTGATCGGTAACGTCTCGCTCCGCGTCCTCGACACCGAGCGTCCCGACGCCTGGGAGGTCCAGGGCCGCGGTGAGCTCGCGCTCGCCATCCTGGTCGAGCAGATGCGCCGCGAGGGCTTCGAGCTCACCATCGGCAAGCCCCAGGTCGTCACCAAGGAGGTCGACGGCAAGACGCACGAGCCCGTCGAGCGCCTCACGGTCGACGTTCCCGAGGAGCACATGGGCGCGGTCACGCAGCTCATGGGTGTCCGCAAGGGCCGCATGGACAACATGTCGAACCACGGCTCCGGCTGGGTCCGCATGGAGTTCGTCGTTCCGTCCCGTGGCCTCATCGGCTTCCGTACGGAGTTCCTCACCAACACCCGCGGTACGGGCATCGCCCACTCGATCCACGAGGGCCACGAGCCGTGGTTCGGCACGCTGACGACCCGTAACAACGGTTCGCTGGTCGCCGACCGCGCGGGTGCCGTCACCGCGTTCGCGATGACGAACCTCCAGGAGCGCGGTGTCCTGTTCACCGACCCCGGCACCGAGGTGTACGAGGGCATGATCGTCGGCGAGAACTCGCGTTCCGACGACATGGACGTGAACATCACCAAGGAGAAGAAGCTCACCAACATGCGCTCCGCCTCCGCCGACTCCTTCGAGGCGATCGTCCCGCCGCGCAAGCTCTCCCTGGAGCAGTCCCTGGAGTTCTGCCGCGACGACGAGTGCGTCGAGGTCACCCCGGAGGCCGTGCGTATCCGCAAGGTCATCCTGGACCAGAACGCGCGTGGCCGTGCGTCCTCGCGCGCCAAGAACGGCTGA
- a CDS encoding ABC transporter permease, with amino-acid sequence MGRYVARRLLQMIPVFLGTTLLIFLMVYSLPGDPVAGMFGDKGADPATLAKIRHDLGLDLPLWQQYWNYMTDIILHFDFGTQIRNGRPITEVLGEAFPVTLQLAALAFAFELVFGIGLGIIAGLKAGRLADNAILIFTLLIISIPVFVLGFIIKMVFAFELGWIEPNVSNDQLVSEMIAPAIVLGGLSLAYVARLTRTSMAENLRADYMRTAVAKGLPRRRVIGVHLMRNSMIPVVTFLGTDIGALMGGAVVTERIFNIKGVGGLIAESITRREGSTLVGLVTILVIIYLVTSLLIDLLYAVLDPRIRYA; translated from the coding sequence ATGGGGCGCTATGTCGCACGACGACTGCTCCAGATGATCCCGGTTTTCCTCGGGACCACCCTGCTGATCTTCCTCATGGTCTACAGCCTGCCCGGCGACCCCGTGGCGGGTATGTTCGGGGACAAGGGCGCTGACCCCGCGACCCTCGCGAAGATCAGACACGATCTGGGACTGGATCTGCCGCTCTGGCAGCAGTACTGGAACTACATGACCGACATCATCCTGCACTTCGACTTCGGGACCCAGATCCGCAACGGTCGCCCGATCACCGAGGTACTGGGTGAGGCGTTCCCCGTCACTCTGCAGCTCGCCGCTCTGGCGTTCGCTTTCGAGCTGGTCTTCGGCATCGGCCTCGGCATCATCGCCGGTCTCAAGGCCGGCCGTCTCGCCGACAACGCGATCCTCATCTTCACGCTGCTGATCATCTCGATCCCGGTCTTCGTGCTCGGCTTCATCATCAAGATGGTGTTCGCCTTCGAGCTCGGCTGGATCGAACCGAACGTCAGCAACGACCAGTTGGTCTCGGAGATGATCGCTCCGGCCATTGTGCTCGGCGGTCTGTCACTCGCCTATGTGGCCCGGCTCACGCGTACCTCCATGGCGGAGAACCTGCGCGCCGACTACATGCGCACGGCCGTCGCCAAGGGCCTGCCCCGCCGCCGCGTCATCGGCGTGCACCTCATGCGCAACTCGATGATCCCCGTCGTCACCTTCCTCGGCACCGACATCGGCGCCCTCATGGGCGGCGCGGTCGTCACCGAGCGCATCTTCAACATCAAGGGCGTCGGTGGCCTCATCGCCGAGTCGATCACCCGGCGTGAAGGGTCGACCCTGGTCGGCCTCGTCACCATCCTGGTGATCATCTACCTCGTCACCAGCCTGCTCATCGACCTGCTGTACGCGGTCCTGGACCCGAGGATCCGGTATGCCTGA
- a CDS encoding peptide ABC transporter substrate-binding protein: MRGAKSAKWVTGAIIVALAATACGGGKSDSGDAKGAVDPNGIFSVELGEPEKPLLTGDTMESNGSAVMAGLFSTLVDYKADGSLEMINAESVTTTDSKTWTVKLKPGWTFHDGTPVTSKSYVDAWNWNANVKNAQGLSSWFADIKGYDKVHPEAEGAKPTAEKMDGLTVVDETTFKIELTKAVPYFGHKLAYIVFAPLAESFYKDPAAGGQKPVGNGPYKFKSWDHKKKIEITRFDGYKGPNKAKNGGVVFKNYTTLEAAYEDLKSGNVDVLRQIAPKDLPVYRQDLGDRAVDQAYSAIQTIAVAFYADQWKKPKQIDPRVVQGLSMAIDRATITKTVLQGTREPATGWVAKGVLGFQEDGGAGVTKFDPAKAKELIKAGGGVPGNKISIQFNADGGHKEWVDAVCNSIQQATDVQCVGDGKPDFQADLTARKTKQVKSLYRSGWVLDYPVNANFISDLFRTGAAGNQGDFSNKELDAKIAKADSAATLDESVKQFQAIEKDLVNYMPSIPLWYYKVNAGYSEKVSGVAYGQDGDPILTGVEVKK, translated from the coding sequence ATGCGCGGTGCCAAGAGCGCCAAGTGGGTAACGGGCGCGATCATCGTTGCCCTTGCTGCGACCGCCTGTGGCGGGGGTAAGAGCGACAGCGGCGACGCCAAGGGCGCTGTTGACCCGAACGGAATCTTCTCCGTCGAGCTGGGCGAGCCCGAGAAGCCCCTGCTCACCGGTGACACGATGGAGTCCAACGGCTCCGCCGTGATGGCCGGCCTGTTCTCGACCCTGGTCGACTACAAGGCCGACGGCTCCCTGGAGATGATCAACGCCGAGTCGGTCACCACGACGGACTCGAAGACCTGGACCGTCAAGCTGAAGCCGGGCTGGACCTTCCACGACGGCACCCCGGTGACCTCCAAGTCCTACGTGGACGCGTGGAACTGGAACGCCAACGTCAAGAACGCCCAGGGTCTGTCCTCGTGGTTCGCGGACATCAAGGGCTACGACAAGGTCCACCCCGAGGCCGAGGGCGCCAAGCCCACCGCCGAGAAGATGGACGGTCTGACGGTCGTCGACGAGACCACCTTCAAGATCGAGCTCACCAAGGCCGTTCCGTACTTCGGCCACAAGCTCGCCTACATCGTCTTCGCGCCGCTGGCCGAGTCCTTCTACAAGGACCCGGCTGCCGGTGGCCAGAAGCCGGTCGGCAACGGTCCCTACAAGTTCAAGAGCTGGGACCACAAGAAGAAGATCGAGATCACTCGATTCGACGGCTACAAGGGCCCGAACAAGGCGAAGAACGGCGGTGTGGTCTTCAAGAACTACACCACCCTCGAGGCCGCGTACGAGGACCTGAAGTCCGGCAACGTCGACGTGCTCCGTCAGATCGCGCCGAAGGACCTCCCGGTCTACCGCCAGGACCTCGGCGACCGCGCCGTGGACCAGGCCTACTCCGCGATCCAGACCATCGCCGTCGCCTTCTACGCCGACCAGTGGAAGAAGCCGAAGCAGATCGACCCGCGCGTGGTCCAGGGTCTGTCGATGGCGATCGACCGTGCCACCATCACCAAGACGGTGCTGCAGGGTACGCGTGAGCCCGCGACCGGCTGGGTCGCCAAGGGTGTCCTGGGCTTCCAGGAGGACGGTGGCGCCGGCGTCACCAAGTTCGACCCGGCGAAGGCCAAGGAGCTCATCAAGGCCGGCGGCGGCGTCCCCGGCAACAAGATCTCCATCCAGTTCAACGCCGACGGTGGCCACAAGGAGTGGGTGGACGCTGTCTGCAACTCCATCCAGCAGGCCACCGACGTCCAGTGCGTCGGCGACGGCAAGCCGGACTTCCAGGCCGACCTGACCGCTCGTAAGACGAAGCAGGTCAAGTCCCTGTACCGCTCCGGCTGGGTGCTCGACTACCCGGTGAACGCCAACTTCATCTCGGACCTGTTCCGTACGGGTGCGGCGGGCAACCAGGGCGACTTCAGCAACAAGGAGCTCGACGCCAAGATCGCCAAGGCGGACTCGGCTGCGACCCTCGACGAGTCGGTGAAGCAGTTCCAGGCCATCGAGAAGGACCTGGTCAACTACATGCCGTCCATCCCGCTCTGGTACTACAAGGTCAACGCGGGCTACTCCGAGAAGGTTTCGGGCGTGGCGTACGGCCAGGACGGTGACCCGATCCTGACCGGCGTCGAGGTCAAGAAGTAA
- a CDS encoding ABC transporter family substrate-binding protein, protein MSQIGAPRGRTCSRSPRSRTLRSVAALTSAVLAVAVLAGCSSSDDADEARAAAQDNAPAARDKVADGGTLRWAVDALPTTLNTFQADADGTTSRIAGAVLPSLYTLDGRGRPQLNPDYLETAQVVETEPKQVVLYKLNQQAVWSDGREIGAPDFVAQWRALSGRDTAYWTARNSGYERIEKIERGKNDLEVRVTFSKPYADWKSLFTPLYPKQVMGSPAAFNDGARTGLKATAGPFLLKAVDRKNGDVTLTRNPRWWGQPAKLDSMVLKAVARTDRADALAAGTLDLAEIDRSTAERISLALRDARAGRGGAEAALAHGPGSSITPSKALKSWALAHGSDDEKAQEVQAAREKNQKAIAAYATAQDTLAKYVVRKSLEPAYTQLSLNGESGPLADERVRRAVARAINRRELAESVLKPLGLPAEPPGSHLALAGQAAYADSSDALGSQDTEEARALLADAGWVPGGAARKPADAGTKAGSEAEKKAAEKKAGEKEKAGEDGAKKQPAKDGTDAKKQAADTASDEGLYIVGDDKPGERRAAPAIGAVGPETGTDILAPAPAAARQSAALLARAEALDTGTGAAHAAQTVPRGDKGVAGAYAPRGTAAPVTAPEANKALGKDGKALSLRFVLPSGPGSESLRAVGDRIVRMLDAVGIRTEVTKVSDDSFFKDHVASGDYDLALYSWPASAFPATDARPIFAKPEPASDGSLLVEQNYSRVGTDRIDQLFDQAAGTLDEEEARDLVRQADARIWAAAGSIPLYQRPQLVAAKADLVNAGAWGLAGPRYQDIGFKKRETSKGAERTP, encoded by the coding sequence ATGTCCCAGATCGGCGCCCCTCGCGGGAGGACATGCTCCAGGAGCCCCCGCTCCCGCACGCTCCGCTCCGTCGCCGCCCTCACCAGCGCCGTCCTCGCCGTCGCGGTCCTCGCCGGATGCAGCTCCTCCGACGACGCCGACGAGGCCAGGGCCGCGGCCCAGGACAACGCGCCCGCCGCCCGCGACAAGGTCGCCGACGGAGGCACCCTGCGCTGGGCCGTCGACGCGCTCCCCACTACCCTCAACACCTTCCAGGCCGACGCCGACGGCACCACCTCCCGGATCGCCGGGGCCGTGCTCCCCTCCCTCTACACGCTCGACGGGCGGGGCAGGCCGCAGCTCAACCCCGACTACCTGGAGACCGCGCAGGTCGTCGAGACGGAGCCCAAGCAGGTCGTCCTGTACAAGCTCAACCAGCAGGCGGTGTGGAGCGACGGACGCGAGATCGGGGCCCCCGACTTCGTGGCCCAGTGGCGGGCGCTGAGCGGCCGCGACACCGCGTACTGGACCGCGCGGAACTCCGGCTACGAGCGGATCGAGAAGATCGAGCGGGGCAAGAACGACCTGGAGGTGCGGGTCACCTTCTCCAAGCCCTACGCCGACTGGAAGTCCCTCTTCACCCCGCTCTACCCGAAGCAGGTGATGGGCTCCCCCGCCGCCTTCAACGACGGGGCCCGCACCGGCCTGAAGGCCACCGCAGGACCGTTCCTGCTGAAGGCGGTCGACCGCAAGAACGGCGATGTCACCCTCACCCGCAACCCCCGCTGGTGGGGACAGCCCGCCAAGCTCGACAGCATGGTCCTCAAGGCCGTCGCCCGCACCGACCGGGCGGACGCCCTCGCCGCGGGCACCCTCGACCTGGCCGAGATCGACCGGTCCACAGCCGAACGCATCTCCCTCGCCCTCCGCGACGCCCGCGCCGGACGGGGCGGCGCCGAGGCCGCCCTCGCCCACGGCCCCGGCTCCTCGATCACCCCCTCGAAGGCCCTCAAGTCCTGGGCCCTCGCCCACGGCTCCGACGACGAGAAGGCGCAGGAGGTCCAGGCCGCCCGCGAGAAGAACCAGAAGGCCATCGCCGCGTACGCCACCGCCCAGGACACCCTCGCGAAGTACGTCGTCCGCAAGTCGCTGGAGCCCGCCTACACCCAGCTCTCGCTGAACGGCGAGTCCGGGCCGCTCGCCGACGAGCGGGTACGGCGCGCGGTCGCCCGCGCCATCAACCGCCGGGAACTGGCCGAGTCCGTACTCAAGCCGCTCGGCCTCCCCGCGGAACCTCCCGGCAGCCACCTGGCCCTCGCCGGCCAGGCGGCGTACGCGGACAGCAGCGACGCCCTCGGCAGCCAGGACACCGAGGAGGCACGGGCCCTGCTCGCCGACGCGGGCTGGGTCCCCGGCGGCGCGGCCAGGAAGCCGGCGGACGCGGGCACCAAGGCGGGCAGCGAGGCCGAGAAGAAGGCCGCGGAGAAGAAGGCCGGTGAAAAGGAGAAGGCCGGCGAGGACGGTGCGAAGAAGCAGCCGGCCAAGGACGGCACCGACGCCAAGAAGCAGGCCGCCGACACCGCGTCCGACGAGGGCCTCTACATCGTCGGCGACGACAAGCCGGGCGAGCGCCGGGCCGCCCCCGCCATCGGCGCCGTCGGCCCCGAGACCGGCACCGACATCCTCGCCCCGGCCCCCGCGGCCGCCCGCCAGAGCGCCGCGCTCCTCGCCCGCGCCGAGGCACTCGACACCGGTACGGGCGCCGCCCACGCCGCCCAGACGGTCCCGCGCGGCGACAAGGGCGTCGCCGGGGCCTACGCCCCGCGCGGCACCGCCGCCCCCGTGACGGCGCCCGAGGCGAACAAGGCCCTCGGCAAGGACGGCAAGGCGCTCAGCCTCCGCTTCGTGCTGCCGTCCGGCCCCGGCTCCGAGTCGCTGCGGGCGGTCGGCGACCGCATCGTGCGGATGCTCGACGCGGTCGGCATCCGCACCGAGGTCACCAAGGTCTCCGACGACAGCTTCTTCAAGGACCACGTGGCCTCCGGCGACTACGACCTGGCCCTCTACTCCTGGCCCGCGTCCGCCTTCCCGGCGACCGACGCCCGGCCGATCTTCGCCAAGCCCGAGCCCGCCTCGGACGGCTCCCTGCTGGTCGAACAGAACTACTCACGGGTCGGCACCGACCGCATCGACCAGCTCTTCGACCAGGCGGCGGGGACGCTCGACGAGGAGGAGGCCCGGGACCTGGTGCGCCAGGCCGACGCCCGGATCTGGGCCGCCGCCGGCTCCATTCCCCTCTACCAGCGTCCGCAGCTCGTCGCCGCCAAGGCGGATCTGGTGAACGCGGGGGCCTGGGGCCTGGCCGGTCCCCGTTACCAGGACATCGGCTTCAAGAAGCGCGAGACGTCCAAGGGCGCCGAGCGCACCCCCTGA
- a CDS encoding ABC transporter ATP-binding protein, with translation MADLSKNDEAVAAAIEAPAGRGEPILQVRNLKKHFPLTQGILFKKQVGAVKAVDGVSFDLYQGETLGIVGESGCGKSTVAKLLMNLERATAGEVFYKGQDITKLGGRALKAVRRNIQMVFQDPYTSLNPRMTVGDIIGEPFDIHPEVAPKGDRRRKVQELLDVVGLNPEYINRYPHQFSGGQRQRIGIARGLALNPEIIICDEPVSALDVSVQAQVINLMGKLQDEFNLSYLFIAHDLSIVRHISDRVGVMYLGKMAEIGTDEQIYEHPTHPYTQALLSAVPVPDPEARAHRERIILTGDVPSPANPPSGCSFRTRCWKAQEKCSQETPLLAIPTRFDGQDTPAAHLSACHFAEEKQVVPVH, from the coding sequence ATGGCTGACCTCAGCAAGAACGACGAGGCCGTGGCCGCCGCCATCGAGGCCCCCGCGGGCCGCGGTGAGCCGATCCTCCAGGTGCGCAACCTGAAGAAGCACTTCCCGCTGACCCAGGGCATCCTCTTCAAGAAGCAGGTCGGCGCGGTCAAGGCCGTGGACGGGGTCTCCTTCGACCTCTACCAGGGCGAGACCCTCGGCATCGTGGGCGAGTCCGGCTGTGGCAAGTCCACGGTCGCCAAGCTCCTGATGAACCTGGAGCGGGCCACCGCCGGCGAGGTCTTCTACAAGGGCCAGGACATCACCAAGCTGGGCGGCCGCGCGCTGAAGGCCGTGCGCCGCAACATCCAGATGGTGTTCCAGGACCCGTACACCTCGCTGAACCCGCGCATGACGGTCGGCGACATCATCGGCGAGCCCTTCGACATCCACCCCGAGGTGGCCCCGAAGGGCGACCGGCGCCGCAAGGTGCAGGAGCTGCTCGACGTCGTCGGTCTGAACCCGGAGTACATCAACCGGTACCCGCACCAGTTCTCCGGCGGCCAGCGCCAGCGCATCGGCATCGCCCGCGGCCTCGCGCTCAACCCGGAGATCATCATCTGCGACGAGCCGGTCTCGGCCCTGGACGTCTCCGTCCAGGCGCAGGTCATCAACCTGATGGGGAAGCTGCAGGACGAGTTCAACCTCTCCTACCTCTTCATCGCGCACGACCTGTCGATCGTCCGGCACATCTCGGACCGCGTCGGCGTCATGTACCTCGGCAAGATGGCCGAGATCGGTACGGACGAGCAGATCTACGAGCACCCGACGCACCCGTACACCCAGGCGCTGCTCTCCGCGGTGCCGGTGCCGGACCCGGAGGCCCGCGCGCACCGCGAGCGGATCATCCTGACGGGTGACGTCCCCTCGCCGGCGAACCCGCCGTCGGGCTGCAGCTTCCGCACCCGTTGCTGGAAGGCGCAGGAGAAGTGCTCGCAGGAGACGCCGCTGCTGGCGATCCCGACGCGCTTCGACGGCCAGGACACCCCGGCCGCCCACCTCTCGGCGTGCCACTTCGCCGAGGAGAAGCAGGTCGTGCCGGTGCACTGA